The following proteins are co-located in the Trichormus variabilis 0441 genome:
- a CDS encoding substrate-binding domain-containing protein has protein sequence MANKKSKSSPIYISSGIIAASLILTYAPIPALQQTVIIVSGTELQEPLQKLETKFEQENPNIQLELKFQGSQDMVNKFVDQKNDFKPAVLIPANGEILTELSDRLRAANNTAPFYDSPRPIAKTILVGIAWPERGKVLFPDGRFQWQKVEQAMLASNWEKIGGNKDWGSFDFVTTDPTRSNSGQVTLNLWTQSKLGTQVNSNSFNNPSVQSLFGLVKKSVYQPPRSTDILLQEFITRGSNDADVATVYESVALYRWQQSSTNNGRPYQIYYLNPSIESTATAAIVRRDVDSGTANAAKKFIDFVTQPAQQAILVEYGFRPVNNTVDLKSVPKSPWNQNIPGAEVKPSVQALPPPTAEMITEMQRLWERAN, from the coding sequence ATGGCTAATAAAAAGTCAAAGTCTTCCCCAATTTATATATCGTCCGGGATTATTGCTGCATCATTAATTTTAACTTATGCCCCTATTCCTGCTTTACAGCAAACTGTCATTATTGTCAGTGGTACAGAATTACAAGAACCGCTACAAAAACTAGAAACAAAATTTGAGCAGGAAAATCCGAATATTCAATTAGAACTAAAGTTTCAAGGTTCTCAAGATATGGTTAACAAATTTGTTGACCAGAAAAATGATTTTAAACCTGCGGTGTTAATTCCAGCCAATGGAGAAATTTTAACAGAATTAAGCGATCGCCTGCGCGCCGCTAACAATACTGCCCCATTTTACGACTCTCCCCGACCCATCGCCAAAACCATATTAGTGGGTATTGCTTGGCCTGAACGTGGCAAAGTCCTGTTTCCTGATGGACGCTTCCAATGGCAAAAAGTCGAACAAGCCATGCTAGCTAGTAACTGGGAAAAAATCGGTGGTAATAAAGACTGGGGTAGCTTTGATTTTGTCACCACAGACCCCACCCGTTCTAACAGTGGTCAGGTGACTTTAAATCTGTGGACACAATCAAAATTAGGTACACAGGTTAACAGCAATAGTTTTAATAATCCATCTGTGCAGTCTTTGTTTGGTTTGGTGAAAAAATCAGTTTATCAGCCACCCCGGTCTACAGATATTCTGTTGCAGGAATTTATTACCAGAGGTTCCAATGATGCTGATGTCGCTACAGTATATGAAAGTGTCGCCCTTTATCGTTGGCAACAGTCAAGTACAAATAACGGTAGGCCTTATCAAATATATTATTTAAACCCATCCATTGAATCTACAGCCACAGCCGCAATTGTTCGCCGGGATGTTGACTCAGGAACGGCGAATGCAGCCAAGAAGTTTATCGACTTTGTGACGCAACCAGCACAGCAAGCAATATTAGTTGAGTATGGTTTCCGTCCAGTGAATAATACTGTTGATTTAAAATCTGTGCCTAAAAGTCCTTGGAATCAAAATATTCCTGGTGCTGAAGTGAAACCATCTGTGCAAGCTTTACCGCCTCCCACGGCTGAGATGATTACAGAAATGCAACGGCTGTGGGAAAGGGCGAATTGA
- the hpsP gene encoding hormogonium polysaccharide biosynthesis glycosyltransferase HpsP, translating to MKILQIVPSISLIYGGPSQMVLGLSPALVKAGATVTIITTDSNGDSGQKPLDVPLNVPIKQDGYEIIYFRCSPFRRYKFSLDLLKWLKIHAYEYDIAHIHALFSPVSSAAATVCRQQKLPYILRPLGTLDPADLEKKKQLKKLYVEIIERRNLAGAAAIHFTSQQEAKVSARFGVVTRDLVIPLGVIPPPKKAENTLIIQLGIPENIPLILFMSRIDPKKGLNLLIPALEKLLAIGNNFHFILAGTNPQDPDYEQQIKDQITNSSLRSHSTITGFVTGELKASLLQAADLFVLPSYYENFGIAVAEAMVAGVPVVISDQVHIWQQVRDSESGWVGTTDVESLIELLQQALQNPQECQRRGLNAQNYALQNFSWDAIAQQMIQAYQTIIKT from the coding sequence ATGAAAATTTTACAAATTGTCCCATCTATTTCTTTGATTTATGGCGGACCTAGTCAAATGGTATTGGGACTATCACCAGCGTTAGTAAAAGCAGGTGCGACAGTTACAATCATTACAACTGATAGCAATGGTGATAGTGGTCAAAAACCTTTAGATGTGCCTTTAAATGTTCCCATTAAACAAGATGGTTATGAAATAATATATTTTCGCTGTTCTCCATTTCGCCGTTATAAATTTTCTTTAGACTTACTCAAGTGGTTAAAAATTCACGCCTATGAGTATGATATAGCCCATATTCATGCTTTATTTTCTCCTGTAAGTAGTGCGGCAGCTACTGTATGTCGCCAACAAAAGTTACCTTATATTTTGCGCCCTTTGGGTACTCTTGACCCGGCTGATTTAGAGAAGAAAAAGCAATTGAAAAAGCTATATGTGGAAATTATCGAACGGCGTAATTTAGCTGGTGCAGCAGCAATTCATTTTACTAGTCAACAAGAAGCAAAAGTATCAGCCAGATTTGGTGTAGTGACACGGGATTTAGTCATTCCTTTGGGTGTGATTCCCCCGCCGAAGAAAGCAGAAAATACTTTAATTATTCAGTTGGGAATTCCAGAGAATATCCCGTTAATATTATTTATGTCGCGGATTGACCCAAAAAAAGGGTTAAACTTATTAATACCTGCGTTAGAGAAGCTATTAGCAATTGGGAATAACTTTCACTTTATCTTGGCTGGGACTAATCCCCAAGACCCAGATTATGAACAGCAAATAAAAGACCAAATTACTAACTCATCACTGCGATCGCATTCTACCATCACAGGTTTTGTTACTGGTGAGTTAAAAGCTAGTTTACTACAAGCGGCTGATTTATTCGTCCTACCTTCATACTATGAAAACTTTGGTATTGCGGTCGCTGAGGCAATGGTAGCAGGTGTACCTGTCGTTATTTCCGACCAAGTGCATATTTGGCAACAGGTACGCGATAGTGAGTCAGGCTGGGTAGGGACAACAGATGTAGAATCACTGATAGAACTGTTACAACAAGCACTACAAAATCCCCAAGAATGCCAACGCCGGGGACTCAACGCCCAAAATTATGCCTTACAAAATTTTAGCTGGGATGCGATCGCCCAGCAAATGATCCAAGCCTACCAAACAATCATCAAAACTTGA
- a CDS encoding IS5-like element ISAva7 family transposase (programmed frameshift) — protein sequence MGRKSYPTDLTDMEWEILAPLIPPAKEGGHPRTTDMREICNAIYYHLKTGCQWNMLPGDFPPSSTVYSYYRKWQRKGVWEKLNHTLRGQVRTKLGKSTQPTAIAADSQSVKTDPKKGEVYGFDGCKKVKGRKRQTLVDSLGLLLKVVVSEANAPERVLAAYALMELLEERPELLEKVQVMWVDSGYDGDKFALSVWLMIQAHVEVIRRTEQEFRILPKRWVVERTFGWLNQYHRLSKDYEHLPEMSEAAIYAVMTRIMLRRLVS from the exons ATGGGACGAAAGTCTTACCCCACAGACTTAACTGATATGGAGTGGGAAATTCTGGCTCCATTGATTCCACCAGCCAAAGAAGGAGGGCATCCACGCACAACGGATATGCGTGAGATATGCAATGCTATCTACTATCACTTGAAAACGGGATGCCAATGGAATATGCTTCCGGGGGACTTTCCACCCAGTTCAACTGTTTACAGTTACTACCGCAAATGGCAGCGCAAAGGAGTCTGGGAAAAATTAAACCATACACTGCGCGGACAAGTTCGCACAAAACTAGGCAAATCAACGCAACCCACAGCGATCGCCGCAGACAGTCAGTCGGTCAAAACTGACC CAAAAAAAGGGGAAGTGTACGGTTTTGACGGGTGTAAAAAGGTAAAAGGAAGAAAGCGGCAGACTCTAGTTGATAGCCTGGGACTGTTGTTGAAAGTTGTTGTCAGTGAAGCCAATGCGCCGGAACGGGTACTTGCTGCCTACGCATTAATGGAACTTTTAGAGGAGCGTCCGGAATTACTGGAAAAAGTTCAAGTCATGTGGGTTGATTCCGGTTACGACGGCGATAAATTTGCTCTTTCAGTTTGGTTGATGATCCAAGCACATGTTGAAGTCATACGGCGTACTGAGCAAGAATTCCGGATTTTGCCCAAACGTTGGGTAGTCGAAAGAACATTTGGCTGGTTGAACCAATATCATCGTCTCAGTAAGGATTATGAGCATCTTCCAGAGATGAGCGAAGCAGCTATATATGCTGTAATGACTAGGATTATGCTACGTCGTCTTGTATCCTAA
- the hpsO gene encoding hormogonium polysaccharide biosynthesis glycosyltransferase HpsO — protein sequence MKILVASHTYIVDLNCQKLRALSQLEPGIEVTVVVPKTWKPGGVQNKIIETQYRDEGAFKIVPVSNFSQNHQGLLTFGADLVSLLREFRPQVIQVEQGSRGLAYAQMIALNQLLNLKAKNIFFTWWNLPYELKLPIALLEKYNLNNSHGIISGNQDGAEVLRQRGYQGKIKVMPQLGVDETLFTPQAQPELAAKLGIKSDEFVIGFVGRFVPEKGLLTLLQALTKLPLDKTWKLLLLGRGPLQEELIKIAAENHIQDRVILIESVPHDEVANYINLMSTLVLPSETTYNFKTLTSVGWKEQFGHVLIEAMACQVPVIGSDSGEIPYVIGDAGLVFPEGDVQALANCLLQLIEQPNFTKELGERGYQKAMVKYTNKALEAIYKVNLKVSIKVSLEV from the coding sequence ATGAAAATTTTAGTTGCCAGTCACACTTATATTGTAGACCTCAACTGTCAAAAACTAAGAGCTTTATCTCAATTAGAACCGGGGATTGAAGTTACAGTTGTCGTTCCTAAAACTTGGAAACCCGGTGGTGTTCAAAATAAAATTATTGAAACCCAGTACCGTGATGAAGGTGCTTTTAAGATAGTTCCGGTTTCTAACTTTAGTCAAAATCATCAAGGGTTACTAACTTTTGGGGCTGATTTAGTATCTTTATTGCGTGAGTTTCGCCCCCAAGTAATTCAGGTAGAACAAGGTTCTAGGGGTCTTGCATACGCTCAAATGATTGCCTTGAATCAATTATTAAATCTGAAGGCAAAAAATATATTCTTTACTTGGTGGAATTTACCTTACGAATTAAAATTACCAATTGCTTTATTAGAGAAATATAACCTTAATAATAGCCACGGTATTATTTCTGGTAATCAAGACGGCGCTGAGGTTTTACGACAACGGGGATATCAAGGGAAAATTAAAGTTATGCCCCAATTGGGTGTAGATGAAACTTTATTTACACCTCAAGCACAACCAGAATTGGCGGCTAAGTTAGGCATCAAATCTGATGAATTTGTGATTGGCTTCGTGGGGCGATTTGTGCCAGAAAAGGGTTTGCTTACACTTTTGCAAGCATTAACTAAGTTACCTCTAGATAAAACTTGGAAGTTACTATTATTAGGACGCGGCCCCTTACAAGAAGAATTAATTAAAATTGCAGCAGAAAATCATATTCAAGATAGGGTAATTCTTATAGAAAGTGTCCCTCATGATGAAGTCGCCAACTATATCAATTTAATGAGTACTCTGGTACTGCCTTCAGAGACGACTTATAACTTTAAAACCTTAACTTCTGTGGGGTGGAAAGAACAATTTGGTCATGTGTTAATTGAGGCGATGGCTTGTCAAGTCCCCGTGATTGGTTCTGATTCCGGCGAAATACCCTATGTCATCGGTGATGCTGGCTTAGTCTTTCCTGAAGGCGATGTTCAAGCATTGGCGAATTGCTTATTGCAACTTATTGAACAACCGAATTTCACCAAAGAACTTGGTGAACGGGGTTATCAAAAAGCGATGGTTAAATATACAAATAAAGCTTTAGAGGCTATTTATAAAGTAAATCTAAAAGTGAGTATAAAAGTAAGCTTGGAGGTATAG
- the hpsN gene encoding hormogonium polysaccharide biosynthesis glycosyltransferase HpsN encodes MSNLPLISVVIPTYGREEILRDSIVDVLNQDYPNYEVLVVDQSPKHKPEIETYLEEVAAAGKVKWFRLDWASLPGARNYAIRRASGEIVLFIDDDVKLKPGFLAAHAKNYIQNPDVGAVAGRVFDRMKLGDSGGNLEIEYLPPEAMDPGVAWYHIDLVHTVKPQQVLTARGCNMSFRREIFTKYGLRFDERFRGSAVREESDFCLRLRQTGYKIWYDPEADLIHLGEETGGCHDISMRSLQYQFTFYHNHFLLGLKNLNFSQALRLYARLFDCHVLGRPPCHKSGSPVKIVTRGIFYILGFFRALGSVIQSSWNDGQIYSHLDKQSVVNDH; translated from the coding sequence ATGAGTAATTTGCCTTTGATTAGTGTAGTCATACCAACCTACGGGCGAGAGGAAATCCTCAGAGATAGCATTGTCGATGTCTTAAATCAGGATTATCCCAATTATGAAGTTTTGGTAGTAGACCAGTCGCCAAAACACAAGCCAGAAATTGAAACTTACTTAGAAGAGGTAGCCGCAGCAGGTAAAGTTAAGTGGTTTCGCTTAGATTGGGCTAGTTTACCAGGCGCACGTAATTATGCGATACGGCGAGCCTCTGGAGAGATAGTTTTATTTATTGATGATGATGTCAAATTAAAGCCCGGATTTTTAGCAGCCCATGCAAAAAACTACATACAAAATCCCGATGTAGGAGCTGTAGCAGGTAGGGTATTTGACAGAATGAAATTAGGTGATTCTGGGGGAAATTTGGAGATTGAATATCTCCCACCTGAAGCGATGGACCCAGGAGTAGCTTGGTATCATATCGACTTGGTGCATACGGTCAAACCCCAGCAAGTATTAACCGCTAGGGGTTGTAATATGTCTTTTCGTCGAGAGATTTTTACTAAGTATGGACTCAGGTTTGATGAAAGATTTCGCGGTAGTGCAGTCCGTGAAGAGTCAGATTTTTGTTTAAGGTTGCGGCAGACAGGGTATAAAATTTGGTATGACCCAGAGGCAGATTTAATCCACTTAGGTGAAGAAACGGGGGGTTGTCATGATATTAGTATGCGATCGCTCCAATATCAATTCACTTTCTACCACAATCATTTCCTCTTAGGGTTGAAAAATCTCAATTTTAGCCAAGCTTTACGCCTATACGCCCGTTTATTTGATTGTCACGTCCTTGGTCGTCCCCCTTGTCACAAAAGCGGTTCTCCCGTCAAAATCGTTACCCGTGGCATATTCTATATCTTAGGTTTTTTCAGAGCGTTAGGAAGTGTCATCCAGTCAAGTTGGAATGATGGTCAAATTTACAGCCATCTGGATAAACAATCAGTAGTCAATGATCATTAG
- the hpsL gene encoding hormogonium polysaccharide biosynthesis protein HpsL produces MTVLKSKTKGFKKSAKDSQAETPSLSIKERLAQKRKVAQARKELISIVSTVTFVSLFVGLAVFLVAGIKTAVPLVLGIIIMSLCYKYPRMGLIAFLIYVPAGGTITYYIGNSPILQLAKDAFYFPALIAIWQACRKQKLPLIVPPAIRIPLFVLLGTCLLTLIFVNGAQQFNPPDLGPFKQASNEIPLGMGILGIKVLLGYLPLMGCVYYLMKDKKDFLLISRLQVSLILICGTLGILQYLLLLTGICEGTRYATGNDLFRATLEARCYIGGSLVYSPSQGMIRLPGTFVAPWQWAWFLISSTFLAFATGFSDPSIIWRFISLGSMATVFINAVVSGQRIALTLVPVCFVILLLLTGQIRNLKRFIPIGAGLAAMLAIAMASNPAVVEERFNSLASRWEASPPQEFIVQQFEDTLRSTSNPLGNGLGRATNSARTLGSTRLIETYYPKLLYEVGFAGTFGFLALVTAITIAGHKAYRSIKDRNLRTYAAAMWVFILFISYNTYYYPLDVDPVAVYYWFFAGILFKLPVIDKQEKENADPKQKNKKKRPQLKLL; encoded by the coding sequence ATGACAGTATTAAAATCAAAAACCAAGGGTTTTAAAAAGTCGGCAAAAGATTCACAGGCAGAAACTCCCAGCCTGAGTATCAAAGAACGACTAGCCCAAAAACGCAAAGTAGCCCAGGCACGAAAAGAACTCATTAGCATAGTGAGTACTGTTACCTTTGTGAGCCTTTTTGTCGGGCTGGCGGTATTTTTAGTAGCCGGGATTAAGACAGCTGTTCCCCTTGTCTTAGGGATTATTATCATGTCCCTTTGCTACAAATACCCTCGTATGGGACTTATCGCGTTCTTAATATACGTACCTGCTGGTGGTACTATCACTTACTACATTGGTAACAGCCCAATTCTGCAATTAGCAAAAGATGCGTTCTACTTTCCAGCCCTAATCGCAATTTGGCAAGCTTGCCGTAAGCAAAAATTACCTTTAATCGTTCCCCCGGCAATTAGAATACCCCTATTTGTTCTACTGGGTACGTGTCTTTTGACACTAATTTTTGTTAATGGCGCACAACAATTCAACCCTCCTGACCTTGGCCCATTCAAACAAGCCAGCAATGAAATACCTTTAGGTATGGGTATTTTGGGGATAAAAGTGCTTTTAGGTTATTTACCTCTGATGGGTTGTGTTTATTACTTAATGAAGGATAAAAAGGACTTTTTATTAATATCGCGCCTACAAGTTAGTCTGATTTTGATATGTGGTACACTAGGTATTCTACAGTATTTATTGTTGCTAACTGGCATATGTGAAGGTACTAGATATGCTACAGGAAATGATTTATTCAGAGCAACACTAGAAGCACGTTGTTATATTGGTGGTTCTTTAGTATACAGTCCCAGCCAAGGCATGATTAGATTGCCTGGAACCTTTGTAGCTCCTTGGCAGTGGGCCTGGTTTTTAATTTCTAGTACTTTTCTGGCTTTCGCCACAGGTTTTTCTGATCCTTCCATCATTTGGCGGTTCATTAGTTTAGGTTCTATGGCGACTGTATTTATCAATGCGGTTGTCTCTGGACAAAGAATTGCCTTGACGTTAGTACCCGTCTGTTTTGTCATTCTGCTCTTACTTACAGGTCAAATCCGCAACCTGAAACGCTTTATTCCTATCGGTGCAGGTCTAGCGGCTATGTTGGCGATCGCTATGGCTAGTAACCCGGCGGTTGTAGAAGAACGCTTCAATAGTTTGGCCAGTCGTTGGGAAGCATCACCGCCTCAAGAATTTATTGTCCAGCAATTTGAAGACACCTTGAGAAGTACAAGTAATCCTCTAGGTAATGGTCTGGGTCGAGCTACTAACTCGGCTCGTACCTTGGGTTCAACTAGGTTGATTGAGACTTATTACCCTAAACTCCTGTACGAAGTGGGTTTCGCGGGAACATTTGGTTTCTTAGCATTAGTGACTGCCATAACAATTGCTGGTCACAAAGCCTATCGCTCAATCAAAGACCGTAATTTACGTACTTACGCGGCTGCTATGTGGGTGTTTATATTGTTTATTAGCTATAACACTTACTACTATCCTTTAGACGTTGACCCGGTAGCTGTATATTACTGGTTTTTCGCCGGTATATTGTTTAAATTGCCAGTCATAGACAAACAGGAAAAGGAAAATGCTGACCCTAAACAAAAGAACAAGAAAAAGCGTCCACAATTAAAACTTTTATAG
- a CDS encoding FAD-binding oxidoreductase: MTIKNLDVLINSLESIETITEPNQVAKLSQDYHTFSPVLVPKLAGKVGDIVVRPANEQEVIKVAAICAEHRVPVTVRGAGTGNYGQCVPLHGGVILDTTKLQEILWVKPGVARVEAGVKLAALDKKAREMGWEMRMAPSTYRTATIGGFIAGGSGGIGSVQYGLLGDRGNLIGLRVVTLETEPRVIELRGDDVQKVNHAWGINGIITQVEIPLGPAYPWAEVIVTFDDFITAAKFGQALANADGMIKKLVTIFASPIPQYFQPLQPYIPKDTHPAFLIVAEPSLESLPGLVQQYGGQITYQKPAQEAGKGLNLAEFTWNHTTLHARNVDTSLTYLQSIIPADKGLELVADLYHYFGDEVMVHLEFIRVNGMVVPAALQLVRYSTEERLNEIIRYHEAKGVFIANPHTYIIEDGGRKVIDPEQLKFKEIVDPYGLMNPGKSKVLKFS, encoded by the coding sequence ATGACGATCAAAAACTTAGATGTCCTCATTAACTCCCTAGAAAGCATTGAAACTATCACTGAACCAAACCAAGTAGCAAAATTATCCCAGGACTACCACACTTTTAGCCCAGTACTTGTCCCGAAACTAGCAGGCAAAGTTGGTGATATTGTAGTCCGTCCCGCCAATGAACAAGAAGTCATCAAAGTTGCTGCTATTTGTGCAGAACATCGCGTACCTGTAACTGTCAGAGGCGCGGGAACTGGCAACTATGGGCAGTGCGTACCCCTGCATGGAGGTGTCATTTTAGATACGACGAAATTACAAGAAATCCTGTGGGTAAAACCAGGTGTGGCGAGGGTAGAAGCTGGGGTGAAATTAGCAGCCTTAGATAAAAAAGCACGAGAAATGGGCTGGGAAATGCGGATGGCACCTTCTACCTATCGTACAGCCACAATTGGGGGATTTATTGCAGGTGGTAGCGGTGGTATTGGTTCAGTGCAATATGGTTTATTAGGCGATCGCGGTAATCTTATAGGATTGCGAGTTGTCACCTTAGAAACAGAACCCCGTGTCATTGAGTTACGTGGCGACGATGTGCAGAAGGTAAACCATGCTTGGGGAATTAACGGCATTATCACACAAGTAGAAATTCCTCTGGGGCCTGCCTATCCTTGGGCTGAAGTAATTGTCACCTTCGACGACTTCATCACAGCCGCTAAGTTTGGACAAGCTTTAGCTAATGCCGATGGCATGATTAAAAAGCTAGTAACTATCTTTGCATCACCAATTCCTCAATACTTCCAACCGCTACAGCCATACATCCCTAAAGATACTCACCCAGCTTTTTTGATAGTTGCCGAACCCAGCTTAGAATCATTACCTGGGTTAGTGCAGCAATATGGTGGACAAATCACCTACCAAAAACCAGCCCAGGAAGCAGGTAAGGGATTAAATCTAGCTGAATTTACCTGGAACCACACTACTTTACACGCCCGAAATGTAGATACTTCCCTTACATATTTACAAAGCATTATTCCTGCGGATAAAGGCTTGGAATTAGTCGCGGATTTATATCATTACTTTGGTGATGAAGTGATGGTTCATTTAGAATTTATTCGCGTCAATGGTATGGTAGTACCTGCGGCTTTGCAACTTGTGCGCTACTCCACAGAAGAACGCTTGAATGAAATTATCCGCTACCACGAAGCTAAAGGCGTATTTATTGCCAATCCCCACACATATATTATTGAAGACGGCGGCAGGAAAGTTATTGACCCTGAGCAATTAAAATTTAAAGAAATTGTTGACCCCTACGGGTTAATGAATCCTGGCAAAAGTAAAGTATTAAAGTTTTCATAA
- a CDS encoding diflavin flavoprotein — protein MTIATSSRPRDVQVADIGENTLILRSRTWERLKFEVEYSRQRGTTANSYLIQADKKALIDPPGESFTAIYLEQLAQYLDFTTLDYIILGHVNPNRRVTLQELLSKAPQATLICSRPAANALKTAFPEWESRIQAVRFEDILDLGQGHQLTFVTAPTPRWPDGLFTYDSATKILYTDKFFGAHICEDTLFDEDWRKLDAERHYYFDCLHAPQAKQVEAALDKVVMLGARYYAPGHGPVVRYSLSRFTYDYRQWCQGQKAQDLNVALLYTSAYGNTGILANAIAQGLVQNDVNVQSVNCELADTAEITRIVEACDGIIIGSPTLGGHAPTQIQTALGIVLSTAAKTKLAGVFGSYGWSGEAIDLIESKLKDANYRLGFDTIRVRFSPTPEILQQCQAAGATFAQTLKKNKKLRTPRQVIPEAKIDRTEQAVGRIIGSLCVVTTRDQESHKGILTSWVSQATFNPPGIMMAIAQEQNADLMSHIGDQFVLNILKEGRNVRRYFSRQSTLGDNPFANLETKTADNGCLILTEALAYLECTVTNQLECGDRLLIYAVVDKGEVLANDGVTAVEHRKSGSH, from the coding sequence ATGACTATTGCAACTTCCAGCCGTCCCAGAGATGTACAAGTGGCGGATATTGGTGAAAATACGCTGATTTTGCGATCGCGCACTTGGGAGCGTTTAAAATTTGAAGTTGAGTATTCCCGTCAACGAGGAACTACGGCAAATTCCTATCTTATCCAAGCTGATAAAAAAGCCTTAATTGACCCGCCTGGTGAATCTTTTACGGCAATTTACTTAGAACAACTAGCCCAATATCTCGATTTCACCACTCTGGATTACATCATTCTGGGTCATGTCAACCCCAACCGCCGAGTGACCCTACAAGAATTACTCTCCAAAGCACCACAAGCTACTTTAATTTGTTCTCGTCCTGCGGCTAACGCCTTGAAAACGGCTTTTCCTGAATGGGAATCACGGATTCAAGCGGTACGCTTTGAAGATATTCTCGACTTAGGACAAGGACATCAACTCACATTTGTCACCGCGCCTACTCCCCGTTGGCCGGATGGTTTGTTTACTTACGACTCAGCCACTAAAATTCTCTACACAGACAAATTTTTTGGCGCTCATATCTGCGAAGATACTTTATTTGATGAAGACTGGAGAAAATTAGACGCGGAACGCCATTATTACTTCGACTGTCTCCACGCACCCCAAGCCAAACAGGTTGAAGCAGCTTTAGATAAAGTAGTGATGCTGGGGGCTAGATATTATGCGCCTGGTCATGGCCCGGTGGTGCGTTATAGCCTCAGTCGTTTTACTTATGATTACCGTCAATGGTGTCAAGGACAGAAGGCGCAAGATTTAAATGTGGCGCTGCTTTATACTTCCGCCTATGGCAACACCGGCATTTTAGCAAATGCGATCGCTCAAGGTTTGGTGCAAAACGATGTTAATGTCCAATCCGTCAACTGTGAACTTGCAGATACGGCAGAAATTACCCGCATTGTGGAAGCTTGTGATGGCATAATTATCGGTTCCCCCACCTTAGGCGGTCATGCACCAACACAAATTCAAACAGCCTTAGGTATAGTCCTCTCAACGGCGGCAAAAACTAAGTTAGCAGGGGTGTTTGGTTCCTACGGTTGGAGTGGCGAAGCCATAGATTTAATTGAAAGTAAGCTCAAAGATGCCAATTACCGTTTAGGCTTTGACACAATTCGAGTCCGCTTTAGTCCTACCCCAGAAATTCTGCAACAGTGTCAAGCAGCAGGCGCGACCTTTGCCCAAACTTTAAAGAAAAACAAAAAATTACGTACTCCTCGCCAAGTAATTCCCGAAGCCAAAATAGACCGTACTGAACAAGCAGTAGGCAGAATTATTGGTTCACTATGTGTAGTGACAACCCGTGACCAAGAAAGCCACAAAGGTATCTTAACTTCTTGGGTATCTCAAGCAACATTTAACCCGCCAGGAATTATGATGGCGATCGCTCAAGAGCAAAACGCAGATTTAATGAGTCATATTGGTGATCAATTTGTCTTGAATATCCTCAAAGAAGGCAGAAATGTCCGACGCTATTTTTCCCGTCAAAGTACATTAGGCGATAATCCCTTTGCTAACCTAGAAACCAAAACAGCTGATAATGGTTGTTTAATTCTCACTGAAGCACTAGCGTACCTGGAATGTACCGTCACAAATCAACTTGAATGCGGTGACAGGCTGTTAATTTATGCTGTGGTAGATAAAGGAGAAGTGTTAGCCAATGATGGTGTAACCGCCGTTGAACATCGCAAATCAGGTAGCCATTAG
- a CDS encoding phosphate-starvation-inducible PsiE family protein, with product MYKPVEDSPISVYEINRGRIVRTLELIQDVIVISLCIGLFSFMAIQVWDMFLSLLPPLDFHVVTADILFLLILVELFRLLIIYLQEQRISIGVAVEVSIVSALREVIVKGVLETNWSQVLATCAFLLVLGILLVLRVWLPPTFEGIDPEQRIAKRYQKMQANGRD from the coding sequence ATGTACAAACCTGTAGAAGATAGCCCAATTTCCGTGTACGAAATCAATCGGGGTCGCATTGTCCGCACCTTGGAATTGATTCAAGATGTGATTGTGATTTCCTTATGTATCGGTTTATTTAGCTTCATGGCTATTCAGGTATGGGATATGTTCCTTTCCCTGCTTCCACCTTTAGATTTCCATGTTGTCACTGCCGATATTTTGTTTCTGCTGATTTTAGTCGAATTATTCCGACTGCTGATTATCTACCTCCAAGAACAACGCATATCTATAGGCGTGGCGGTAGAGGTTTCCATTGTCTCTGCTTTGCGAGAAGTCATTGTTAAAGGTGTATTAGAAACTAATTGGAGTCAAGTTTTAGCAACTTGTGCCTTCTTATTAGTTTTGGGAATATTGCTGGTTTTGCGAGTTTGGCTACCGCCCACTTTTGAAGGGATTGACCCAGAACAACGAATAGCCAAGCGCTATCAAAAAATGCAGGCAAACGGACGAGATTAG